A DNA window from Pogona vitticeps strain Pit_001003342236 chromosome 2, PviZW2.1, whole genome shotgun sequence contains the following coding sequences:
- the NAA80 gene encoding N-alpha-acetyltransferase 80, which produces MGSVSEVLTMVPLHQRPDLLEACADLINEEWKRSRTSRMHSLQRSADNFPMCLVLIRTQRTGEEMAEGKMTESQAQLLGHARLSRVVGQPKSLFVETVVVAKALRGKGYGRKLMEAVENYAKSRGYQHLHLTTHDKQHFYAHLGYTLSKPVQCAGFVSSLVPMDFLESFSPPQHERGEFAGSEGLKTMSFYSSRSGTAFPPLPHHCSPSSFVYSRCPPPPPSPLPPASPSHRSFSQPINASVQPMPHSDCTHAIPPPPPPPPPPVPLSLGLSPAQPDPCKATSSGPSENKTQGQIFLETPYRDLKGQPVFWMEKAI; this is translated from the coding sequence ATGGGCTCGGTTTCTGAGGTACTCACAATGGTCCCCCTCCACCAGAGGCCTGATCTCCTGGAAGCCTGTGCTGACCTCATCAATGAAGAGTGGAAAAGGAGCAGGACGTCCCGCATGCACTCCCTCCAAAGATCCGCCGACAACTTCCCCATGTGCCTGGTGCTGATAAGAACTCAAAGAACAGGGGAAGAAATGGCTGAGGGCAAGATGACTGAGAGCCAAGCCCAGCTCCTGGGGCATGCCAGACTCTCCCGGGTTGTGGGCCAGCCAAAGAGCTTATTTGTGGAGACGGTGGTTGTTGCCAAAGCCCTTCGTGGAAAGGGTTATGGCAGGAAGCTGATGGAAGCTGTGGAGAATTATGCGAAATCCCGGGGCTATCAGCATCTGCACCTTACCACACACGACAAGCAGCATTTTTATGCCCACCTGGGTTACACCTTGTCCAAGCCTGTTCAGTGTGCAGGATTCGTGAGTTCACTTGTGCCGATGGACTTTCTGGAGAGCTTCTCTCCCCCTCAGCATGAGAGAGGAGAATTTGCAGGATCTGAGGGACTTAAGACAATGTCATTTTACAGTAGCAGATCTGGAACAGCTTTCCCTCCATTACCACATCACTGCTCTCCCTCCTCTTTTGTTTACTCAAGAtgtcctcctcccccaccctctccattgcctcctgcttctccttcccATCGTTCCTTTTCCCAGCCCATTAATGCTTCTGTCCAACCCATGCCTCACTCTGATTGCACTCATgccatccctccccctcctcctcctcccccacctccagTGCCTCTGTCATTGGGCCTTTCACCAGCACAGCCAGATCCATGTAAAGCTACCTCTTCTGGTCCATCAGAGAACAAAACACAGGGACAAATATTCCTAGAAACACCATATCGTGATCTGAAAGGGCAACCCGTATTCTGGATGGAGAAGGCTATATAA
- the HYAL3 gene encoding hyaluronidase-3: MILDTAIWICLSFCLGSTQHLRGHSWEWTTARPIVHQEPFVVVWNLPTTRCEERFGITLPLGVYGIVENKGNLFQGQNMTIFYKNQFGLYPYITPEGEWHNGGIPQNVRLNEHLQRASKEIRELLNHSFHGLAVVDWEEWRPLWRRNWGTKKIYREASEQHVLERFPGLSGNEQSYFAELEFEEAARALMEATLAMGRELRPQGLWGFYRFPDCFNDNWEKEDNYTAHCNPKEVQNNDLLMWLWEVSSALYPSIYLPLKLPESHHQRYVHHRLREALRVAQFGPKHPLPVIAYSRVSYRHSSKYLTEADLAYTIGESAALGTAGVALWGDLSYSNSPESCRSLRDYIITTLGPYVVNVTTAAHLCSRQLCHGNGRCVRKQPYKLGTFLHLDPQLWEGERDFQHQEVSAWEQFHCLCYPEWTGSWCERPQWTGPIKGPECNQAMQYYEVYDAARGNHVIMRSNICPPSVYDKKTELR, translated from the exons ATGATTCTGGACACAGCCATCTGGATCTGTCTCTCCTTCTGCCTGGGTTCCACTCAACATCTGAGAGGGCATAGCTGGGAGTGGACAACTGCCAGACCCATTGTCCATCAGGAACCATTTGTTGTGGTGTGGAACTTGCCCACAACTAGATGTGAAGAACGTTTTGGGATTACTCTACCTCTTGGTGTCTACGGCATTGTGGAGAACAAAGGCAATCTGTTTCAGGGCCAGAACATGACCATTTTTTACAAAAACCAGTTTGGACTCTATCCTTACATCACCCCAGAAGGAGAATGGCACAATGGGGGAATACCCCAGAATGTCCGTCTGAATGAACACCTTCAAAGAGCTTCAAAAGAAATTAGAGAACTCTTGAATCATAGCTTCCACGGTCTGGCAGTAGTTGACTGGGAGGAATGGCGCCCTCTTTGGAGACGGAACTGGGGGACCAAGAAAATTTACAGGGAAGCCTCTGAACAACATGTATTGGAAAGGTTTCCTGGTCTGTCTGGCAATGAACAATCCTATTTTGCTGAGCTGGAGTTTGAAGAGGCAGCTCGGGCGCTCATGGAGGCCACACTAGCGATGGGGAGAGAACTGAGGCCACAGGGCCTCTGGGGCTTCTACCGATTTCCTGACTGCTTCAATGACAACTGGGAGAAAGAGGATAACTACACAGCACATTGTAACCCCAAGGAGGTTCAGAATAATGATCTCCTCATGTGGCTGTGGGAGGTTTCCTCAGCCCTCTACCCCAGCATATATCTCCCTTTGAAGCTTCCAGAATCTCACCACCAGAGATACGTTCACCATCGCCTCAGAGAGGCATTACGTGTGGCACAGTTTGGCCCCAAGCATCCTCTCCCTGTGATAGCCTATTCCAGAGTTTCCTACAGACACTCATCAAAGTATCTTACCGAG GCTGACCTGGCCTATACCATTGGTGAGAGTGCCGCACTTGGAACTGCAGGAGTTGCTCTTTGGGGTGACCTCTCTTATTCTAATTCACCT gagaGCTGCAGGAGCCTTCGTGACTACATCATCACCACCTTGGGGCCATATGTTGTCAATGTAACCACAGCTGCCCACCTGTGCAGCCGCCAACTGTGCCATGGGAATGGACGATGTGTGAGAAAGCAACCTTATAAGCTGGGAACCTTCCTCCACCTGGATCCTCAGctgtgggaaggggagagagatttTCAGCACCAGGAAGTGTCTGCCTGGGAGCAGTTCCACTGCCTGTGCTATCCTGAATGGACTGGCAGCTGGTGTGAGAGACCACAGTGGACAGGCCCTATCAAGGGACCAGAGTGCAACCAAGCTATGCAGTATTATGAGGTCTATGATGCAGCACGTGGCAACCACGTTATCATGAGGTCAAACATTTGTCCTCCTTCCGTTTATGATAAAAAGACAGAACTCCGATAA